Proteins encoded by one window of Candidatus Thermoplasmatota archaeon:
- a CDS encoding UbiD family decarboxylase codes for MNLRDFLKHLEHQNKLIRVKKPVSVEYEIANVIHGFNEQPILFEQVKGYRFPVFAGITSNRDIIAEALGTTKDQLLMRLVNALRHPVEPKLVDKAPCQEVVIKNPDLDQLPLLLHLPGDGGRYATATVSTIKDPDTGRNVAYHRLMQRGKNRFTARLIKGRQTRTTYDKTDGDLEMAVCIGNSVAVMLAASLGPPSGVDEFSIANALDPMEMVKCKTKDLEVPALSEIVLEGRLTKEVDKEGPFLDLTETRDFERQEPVFVVDCITHRKDAMYQALIPGRFEHKVLMGMPKEPTIYDEVSKVVTCKNVLITLGGGSWLHGIVQIEKKHPDDGKKAIEAAFEGHKSMKHVVIVDDDVDIYNPVAVEWAIATRFQGDRDLIVKSDQPGSSLDPSSKQEPGKKALTAKVGVDATIPTGIEKSKYEIVRYKKVDVNAYLR; via the coding sequence ATGAATCTTCGGGATTTTCTGAAACATCTTGAACATCAGAATAAATTGATCCGTGTTAAGAAACCAGTTTCCGTAGAGTATGAGATTGCGAATGTTATTCATGGGTTTAACGAACAACCGATTCTTTTTGAACAGGTGAAAGGGTATCGTTTTCCTGTTTTTGCAGGCATTACGTCAAATCGAGATATTATTGCTGAGGCGCTTGGAACAACCAAAGATCAACTTCTCATGCGACTGGTGAACGCATTACGTCATCCTGTTGAACCTAAGCTTGTTGACAAAGCACCCTGTCAAGAAGTGGTTATAAAAAATCCAGATCTTGATCAGCTTCCGTTGCTGCTGCATCTACCTGGTGATGGCGGACGGTATGCCACAGCAACAGTTTCAACCATTAAAGATCCTGATACCGGGCGGAATGTTGCGTATCATCGATTGATGCAACGAGGGAAAAACAGATTCACCGCTCGGCTTATTAAAGGCCGTCAGACTCGGACGACGTATGATAAGACCGATGGTGATTTGGAGATGGCGGTCTGCATTGGGAATTCAGTTGCGGTGATGCTTGCAGCATCGCTCGGTCCACCGTCTGGTGTTGATGAGTTTTCCATTGCGAATGCGCTTGATCCGATGGAGATGGTGAAATGTAAGACAAAAGATCTTGAAGTTCCTGCATTGTCAGAGATTGTTCTTGAAGGTCGTCTCACGAAAGAGGTTGACAAAGAAGGACCGTTTCTTGATTTAACGGAAACACGGGATTTCGAACGGCAAGAACCTGTATTTGTCGTGGATTGTATCACCCATCGAAAAGATGCAATGTACCAGGCGTTGATTCCTGGTCGTTTTGAACACAAAGTTCTCATGGGGATGCCCAAAGAGCCGACGATTTATGATGAGGTGAGTAAGGTTGTAACATGTAAGAATGTGTTGATAACGCTTGGCGGTGGTTCTTGGCTTCATGGTATTGTTCAGATCGAAAAAAAACATCCTGATGATGGAAAAAAAGCAATCGAAGCAGCTTTTGAAGGTCATAAGAGTATGAAGCATGTTGTGATTGTTGATGATGATGTTGATATTTATAATCCAGTTGCTGTTGAATGGGCGATCGCAACCCGTTTCCAAGGGGATCGTGATTTGATTGTGAAATCTGATCAACCCGGCAGTTCACTGGATCCTTCCTCAAAGCAGGAACCTGGGAAAAAAGCACTCACCGCAAAGGTTGGTGTTGATGCAACGATTCCTACTGGTATTGAGAAGAGTAAGTATGAGATTGTTCGATATAAAAAAGTTGATG
- the mvk gene encoding mevalonate kinase — MKGRGIGFGKAILFNEHFVVYGIPSIVSAIGNYTVARIEPWEKPEVHLVDNRPATPRYKEEKRDQQQDSLRRILAKMNIDPKKHGFQVILEGNLVAASGIGASAASCVAIARALSSYFDLHLSDEEINDVAFEGEKGYHGTPSGVDNTASTYGGLIWFQKGEPNVIDRISISAPVEVVIADTGKVANTQAAVAGVRERKEKNPAKYKEIFDRAENITYLAKRALQEEDYKGLGKLMNENHKLLQQIEVSSRELDFLVSIAREYGAYGAKLTGGGLGGNMIALTPGRDLQKKVANAIEKEGFQTLQTVIGAVGEE, encoded by the coding sequence ATGAAAGGGCGAGGCATTGGTTTCGGAAAGGCGATACTCTTTAACGAACATTTTGTTGTCTATGGAATACCTTCGATTGTGTCGGCAATTGGGAACTATACGGTTGCTCGAATTGAACCATGGGAAAAACCTGAAGTTCACTTGGTTGATAACCGACCGGCGACACCACGATATAAAGAGGAGAAAAGGGACCAGCAGCAAGATTCGTTGCGAAGAATACTTGCAAAGATGAATATTGATCCGAAAAAACATGGTTTCCAGGTTATCCTTGAGGGGAATCTTGTTGCAGCTAGTGGTATTGGTGCAAGTGCAGCATCCTGCGTTGCAATTGCTCGTGCATTATCAAGTTATTTTGATTTACATCTTTCTGATGAAGAGATTAACGATGTTGCATTTGAAGGGGAAAAAGGATATCATGGGACGCCATCTGGTGTTGATAATACTGCATCAACCTATGGTGGTTTGATTTGGTTCCAAAAAGGTGAACCAAATGTTATTGATCGGATTAGTATCTCTGCACCAGTAGAAGTGGTGATCGCTGATACCGGAAAAGTTGCAAATACCCAGGCAGCTGTTGCCGGAGTTCGTGAGCGGAAAGAAAAGAACCCTGCGAAGTACAAAGAAATTTTCGACCGGGCAGAGAACATTACCTACCTTGCAAAACGAGCTTTACAGGAAGAGGATTATAAAGGTCTTGGGAAGTTGATGAATGAGAATCATAAGTTGTTACAGCAGATTGAAGTATCAAGTCGAGAGCTTGATTTTCTTGTCAGTATAGCACGGGAGTACGGAGCATATGGTGCAAAGTTAACTGGTGGTGGTCTTGGTGGAAATATGATTGCACTCACACCAGGAAGAGATCTGCAGAAAAAAGTTGCAAATGCGATTGAAAAAGAAGGATTTCAAACACTCCAAACCGTGATCGGAGCAGTTGGGGAGGAATAA
- a CDS encoding VCBS repeat-containing protein encodes MISSLGAHKQELSSGSWVSSGYVLQWQQSYGSNPGFGARYEGPQPIGDADNDGKNELIIGGRDQRLRIMKWNDAVGTYDEVETIFCPFYPFYQMDPGGFAIGDVTNDGTNEIAATWGTAVYRYILGNYRFLGWNPWIFRHGGGSADCIIGDITNDGKNELIVTGGGFHGQVPEVVVFRWIGFRLFKIAVWDDPGVDGYVYMPGLGDIDGDGENELAVASANKLVVLDWNKATKQFDATIVKQYMGQNGGPFGCVCKDADSDGNNEILLSFYAPRISIFKWNGTAYHQQFDLQWPGGEPVIEGIDIGDTDSDGFNEVCAGAGVTHILQWNGETYVEEAVLPTWGWIAVLNIGDCDNDGNNEISIGNVAIDAGQEFMQWVYKFSSG; translated from the coding sequence ATGATTTCATCTTTAGGTGCGCATAAACAAGAACTGTCATCTGGCAGTTGGGTTTCTTCAGGGTATGTACTTCAGTGGCAGCAGAGTTATGGTTCAAATCCTGGTTTCGGCGCCCGCTATGAGGGACCACAGCCGATAGGTGATGCTGATAATGATGGAAAAAACGAGTTGATTATCGGAGGACGTGATCAACGCTTAAGAATTATGAAATGGAATGATGCTGTTGGAACCTATGACGAGGTTGAGACGATTTTTTGTCCATTCTATCCGTTCTATCAGATGGATCCTGGTGGTTTTGCAATAGGTGATGTGACCAATGATGGAACCAATGAGATTGCTGCAACGTGGGGAACTGCAGTGTATAGATACATCCTCGGGAATTATCGATTTCTTGGTTGGAATCCATGGATTTTCCGACATGGTGGAGGAAGTGCTGATTGTATCATTGGCGATATTACCAACGATGGAAAAAACGAGTTGATTGTTACTGGCGGCGGTTTTCATGGGCAAGTTCCTGAGGTTGTCGTATTCCGCTGGATTGGTTTTCGACTCTTCAAAATAGCGGTATGGGATGATCCTGGTGTTGATGGATACGTGTACATGCCTGGTCTTGGTGATATCGATGGTGATGGTGAAAACGAGCTTGCGGTAGCATCTGCGAATAAACTTGTTGTTCTTGATTGGAACAAAGCAACAAAACAGTTTGATGCAACCATTGTAAAACAGTATATGGGGCAGAATGGTGGTCCCTTTGGCTGTGTCTGTAAAGATGCTGATAGCGATGGGAACAATGAAATTCTCCTTAGCTTTTATGCACCACGAATTTCGATTTTTAAATGGAATGGAACAGCATATCATCAACAGTTTGATCTTCAATGGCCTGGTGGAGAGCCAGTGATTGAAGGAATCGATATCGGAGATACGGATTCGGATGGATTTAATGAGGTATGTGCAGGTGCAGGGGTCACACATATTCTGCAGTGGAATGGTGAAACCTATGTGGAAGAGGCAGTTCTTCCCACGTGGGGATGGATCGCAGTGTTAAACATTGGTGATTGCGACAACGATGGGAACAACGAGATCAGCATCGGCAATGTCGCAATTGATGCCGGACAAGAGTTCATGCAGTGGGTTTACAAGTTTTCATCAGGATAG